From Micromonospora nigra, one genomic window encodes:
- the surE gene encoding 5'/3'-nucleotidase SurE encodes MTLRVLITNDDGIGAPGIQALARAAVDRGLDVVVAAPLEEASGTSAAMTAVERDGQVVVRPHPLPELDGVPAFGVGGSPGFIALIATHGAFGPPPAMLLSGVNRGANAGRAVLHSGTVGAAFTAAANGCRAMAVSLDVLSAGEATAASGGAAVAAAARVRDSERHWTTAARVALDLLPRLTAAPAESVLNVNAPDLPHSQLRGVRRGALASFGQVQMTVAEAGHGFVRTSLEEPGQSVQPGTDLALLADGYASVTAVRAVTEVADVDLSGLGEE; translated from the coding sequence ATGACGCTCCGGGTCCTGATCACCAACGACGACGGCATCGGCGCCCCCGGCATCCAGGCACTGGCCCGGGCGGCGGTGGACCGCGGGCTGGACGTGGTGGTCGCCGCTCCCCTGGAAGAGGCCAGCGGCACGAGCGCCGCGATGACCGCCGTGGAACGCGACGGTCAGGTGGTGGTACGCCCACATCCGCTGCCGGAACTGGACGGGGTACCGGCCTTCGGCGTCGGCGGATCCCCCGGCTTCATCGCGCTGATCGCCACGCACGGCGCGTTCGGGCCCCCGCCCGCCATGCTGCTCTCCGGCGTCAACCGGGGTGCCAACGCCGGCCGGGCGGTGCTGCACTCCGGCACGGTGGGAGCCGCCTTCACCGCCGCCGCGAACGGCTGCCGGGCCATGGCGGTGTCCCTGGACGTGCTGTCGGCCGGGGAGGCCACCGCCGCCAGCGGCGGGGCGGCGGTGGCGGCCGCCGCGCGGGTCCGCGACTCCGAACGCCACTGGACCACCGCCGCCCGGGTCGCCCTGGACCTGCTGCCCCGGCTCACCGCCGCGCCGGCGGAGAGCGTACTCAACGTCAACGCGCCGGACCTGCCGCACAGCCAACTGCGCGGGGTGCGCCGGGGGGCGCTGGCGAGCTTCGGCCAGGTGCAGATGACGGTGGCCGAGGCGGGGCACGGCTTCGTGCGCACCTCGCTGGAGGAGCCCGGACAGTCGGTGCAACCGGGCACCGACCTGGCACTGCTCGCCGACGGGTACGCCTCGGTGACGGCGGTCCGGGCGGTCACCGAGGTCGCCGACGTGGACCTGTCCGGCCTCGGCGAGGAGTGA
- a CDS encoding 1-phosphofructokinase family hexose kinase: MAVDQTHRSEPTVGDHVMVFAPTPRLTVTVDQPSDVPELHLHPGGQGVWQARMIMSLGVDVVLCTALGGEIGQVLHPLLVSEGVDLKVVLRDSGSGGYVHDRRAGSRREVVDVPGQPLSRHELDDLYNLALGEGLRAAVSVLSGPNEPSLVPADLYRRFAADLGANGSRVVVDLCGEHLTAVLDSGVFFLKVSHEELIADGRAAGDDEEQLTRAMYDLHAGGAENVVVSRADRPALALVDGEVFEVEMPRLQAADHRGAGDSMTAGFAAVVARGGDVHTAVRTGAAAGALNVTRHGLGTGRLDSITGLVDRVRLLPAGSRPQGRTTPDELADRVAGR, encoded by the coding sequence ATGGCAGTCGACCAGACCCACCGATCGGAACCGACCGTGGGTGACCACGTCATGGTCTTCGCCCCGACGCCCCGGCTCACCGTCACGGTGGACCAGCCGAGCGACGTGCCCGAACTGCACCTGCACCCGGGCGGGCAGGGCGTGTGGCAGGCCCGGATGATCATGTCGCTCGGGGTCGACGTGGTGCTCTGCACCGCCCTCGGCGGCGAGATCGGGCAGGTCCTGCACCCCCTGCTGGTGAGCGAGGGCGTGGACCTGAAGGTGGTGCTGCGCGACTCCGGCAGCGGCGGGTACGTGCACGACCGGCGCGCGGGCTCCCGCCGCGAGGTCGTGGACGTGCCCGGCCAGCCGCTGAGCCGCCACGAACTGGACGATCTCTACAACCTGGCGCTCGGCGAGGGACTGCGGGCGGCGGTCAGTGTGCTCAGTGGCCCCAACGAGCCCTCCCTCGTGCCGGCGGACCTCTACCGCCGGTTCGCCGCCGACCTCGGCGCCAACGGCAGCCGGGTGGTGGTCGACCTGTGCGGCGAGCACCTCACCGCCGTCCTGGACAGCGGGGTCTTCTTCCTCAAGGTCAGCCACGAGGAGCTGATCGCCGACGGGCGTGCGGCCGGCGACGACGAGGAGCAGCTCACCCGGGCGATGTACGACCTGCACGCCGGCGGCGCGGAGAACGTGGTGGTCAGCCGCGCCGACCGGCCCGCCCTGGCCCTGGTCGACGGTGAGGTCTTCGAGGTGGAGATGCCCCGCCTCCAGGCGGCCGACCACCGGGGCGCGGGCGACTCGATGACCGCCGGGTTCGCCGCCGTGGTGGCCCGGGGCGGCGACGTACACACCGCCGTACGCACCGGGGCGGCGGCCGGCGCGCTGAACGTGACCAGGCACGGGCTGGGCACCGGCCGGCTCGACTCGATCACCGGCCTGGTCGACCGGGTCCGCCTGCTGCCGGCCGGCAGCCGCCCACAAGGGCGGACCACCCCCGACGAACTGGCCGACCGGGTGGCGGGCCGATGA
- a CDS encoding STAS domain-containing protein → MSLSIVQSVLPGGVIEIAPRGEIDVDTAYEVREAIAEVLAKGRPARIELNMRLVSFIDSVGISAMVAGFQTAEVSGVKLVVTQPSRFVHRQLWVTGLLGLFGAPEPYYAGAATPEVLPGA, encoded by the coding sequence GTGAGCCTGTCGATCGTTCAGTCGGTGCTACCCGGTGGTGTCATCGAGATCGCCCCTCGGGGCGAGATCGACGTCGACACCGCGTACGAGGTTCGCGAGGCCATCGCCGAGGTTCTGGCCAAGGGGCGTCCCGCCCGGATCGAGCTGAACATGCGGCTGGTCTCGTTCATCGACTCGGTCGGCATCAGCGCGATGGTCGCCGGGTTCCAGACCGCCGAGGTCAGCGGCGTCAAGCTCGTGGTCACCCAACCCAGCCGGTTCGTGCACCGGCAGCTCTGGGTCACCGGTCTGCTCGGGCTGTTCGGTGCCCCGGAGCCCTACTACGCGGGTGCCGCCACCCCCGAGGTGCTCCCGGGGGCCTGA